Proteins encoded by one window of Cloeon dipterum chromosome 4, ieCloDipt1.1, whole genome shotgun sequence:
- the Atg4a gene encoding cysteine protease ATG4B, whose translation MDMLFDAYLTHESLQCEPDDIPCTSDPVWILGKKYDANKELAAIRKDITSRLWFTYRKGFVPIGDSGITTDRGWGCMLRCGQMVIGQALLFMHLGRDWRWDHEQRNQKYISILSMFEDNKSANYSIHQIALMGASSENKEVGQWFGPNTVAQVIKKLSPYDQWSSLEVHVALDNTLVIGDLKRLCLKQNKWSPLLLFLPLRLGLSEINPIYAESIKKCFSFPQSLGVIGGKPNHAMYFIGCVGNDLICLDPHKTQQAVRVTKECSKEDDMSFHCQFATRSPILDLDPSMAICFFCATESDLDKLCQLLHDNLVVNEKQPLFVICSERPHDLSLSTMKAMEDSNNFFNQVDEGDSDDEFEMLG comes from the exons ATGGACATGCTTTTTGATGCTTACCTGACCCACGAGTCTCTGCAATGCGAACCGGATGACATTCCTTGCACCTCGGATCCTGTCTGGATACTGGGAAAGAAATACGATGCAAACAaag AACTGGCAGCTATACGGAAGGATATCACTTCGAGATTATGGTTCACCTACAGAAAAGGATTTGTTCCCATTGGTGATTCTGGAATCACAACTGACAGAGGATGGGGCTGCATGCTCAGATGCGGCCAGATGGTGATTGGACAGGCCCTACTCTTCATGCATCTAg GCAGGGACTGGAGGTGGGATCACGAAcaaagaaaccaaaaatacatttcaattttgagcatGTTTGAGGACAACAAATCAGCGAACTACTCGATACACCAAATCGCCCTTATGGGAGCCTCCTCGGAAAACAAAGAGGTGGGTCAGTGGTTTGGACCTAACACCGTAGCTCAAGTCATCAA GAAACTCTCTCCTTACGACCAGTGGAGCTCTCTTGAAGttcacgtcgcgctggacaaTACTTTAGTGATAGGAGATTTAA AGCGACTGTGTTTAAAGCAAAACAAGTGGAGCCCGCTGCTGCTCTTCCTGCCATTACGCCTAGGTTTAAGTGAAATCAATCCGATCTATGCAGAGAGCATCAAA AAGTGCTTTTCATTCCCTCAATCGCTGGGCGTGATAGGTGGGAAGCCAAACCACGCCATGTATTTCATTGGCTGCGTCG ggAACGACCTGATCTGCCTGGATCCGCACAAGACGCAACAAGCTGTGAGGGTAACCAAGGAGTGCAGCAAAGAGGATGACATGTCCTTCCATTGCCAGTTTGCTACGCGGTCTCCAATTTTGGACCTTGACCCTTCAATGGCGATT TGCTTCTTCTGCGCAACAGAGAGTGATTTGGACAAGCTGTGTCAGCTCTTGCACGATAATTTGGTGGTAAATGAAAAACAACCACTTTTTGTGATTTGCTCTGAGAGGCCTCATGATCTTTCATTGAGTACAATGAAAGCCATGGAAGATTCAAATAACTTCTTCAATCAAG ttgaTGAAGGAGATTCTGACGATGAGTTTGAAATGCTGGGATGA
- the LOC135944199 gene encoding gamma-tubulin complex component 2-like isoform X1 has translation MAEFRNLQLTSELAQSLGISDQICEDALNKSYVLGKKILSTSSAKQDHLNKLKEQSADPKAFSQKYLEVKSKSSDILGSYVELLSCISDDKRVKKMLKLCQQEEVVANGNGQQVISVSTEGLSQVKNKLKAITKEFERPSHENQFSNESHGVLKRTNGTIVELPSFPEWFQTHPYMTNDFSCDSDKGGSPLTLVKVPVPSQEQAIVADLINCLSGVDGQHIVAVPLEDPYARREFRFAVGMDKSLKELAIKVLELASLYSTVVRFVEQKTEFHFGRVNNSLAAAMDEYIIDYLAFVAQNESQLHSGNFGIQKLVFNCESMTQLFRILAHTSQTVNNNDARGGRVLTLLHQITLSMAGDKSARDICFNLTQKASKRYLESLDEWLLKGVINDPFDEFMVEDNQVETEGELSTENCDGYWEKRYTIRKDRVPLFIADFAEKILRTGKYLNVMQQCGKRIYSPQKSRTEYTLHGGKCEEVIEEAYQFSSKMLLELLLHDYDLIGRLKWMKKFFLLEQGDFVSRCMDLCDETLRKPVMDLEPTRLDFLFGLVLRTSNVDTLYLEDLHTTLITCSLPDQIRKIVYVSNTDNSFQSDELEDKELTGYESFAFSADVKWPLSLVINSHDHSRYQMIFRHLFFIKYVERSLCQVWNSNKVARRFSPRESPLYRPAFSLRQRMLNFVRDLEYYMTSEVIEPNWHIFMEKMKKVSSVDDVLTYHTDFIDQCQRECMLMVLELLQPLRELLDCIMDFCKFILHVRNYFVEAELELTESFDASECTELRGEESEESWTSFSGEVEKHSKKFHSLLFQFLDLVGSLERDTAHARLLLRMDFNSFYSTQRKGLRNVSELSTTG, from the exons ATGGCAGAATTTAGAAATCTTCAACTCACCTCTGAACTAGCACAGTCTTTAgg GATATCAGATCAAATATGTGAGGACGCATTAAACAAATCCTATGTGCTCGGTAAGAAGATACTTTCGACAAGCTCGGCGAAGCAAGACCACTTGAATAAACTGAAAGAGCAGAGCGCAGACCCCAAAGCATTCTCTCAAAAGTATCTTGAGGTCAAATCCAAAAG TTCTGACATACTGGGTTCATACGTCGAATTGCTGTCCTGTATTTCGGATGACAAGAGAGTTAAGAAAATGCTGAAATTGTGCCAACAAGAGGAGGTAGTTGCCAATGGCAATGGGCAGCAAGTTATAAGTGTTTCTACAGAAGGGCTTTCCCAG GTGAAAAATAAGCTGAAAGCTATCACCAAGGAGTTTGAGCGCCCCTCGCACGAAAACCAATTCTCAAATGAAAGCCATGGCGTGCTTAAAAGGACAAATGGAACCATCGTGGAGCTGCCTTCGTTTCCAGAGTGGTTTCAGACACATCCTTACATGACCAATGACTTTTCCTGCGACTCCGACAAAGGTGGATCGCCGCTAACTCTAG TCAAGGTGCCAGTGCCATCACAGGAGCAAGCCATCGTGGCTGACTTGATCAACTGTCTCTCTGGTGTTGATGGTCAGCACATCGTCGCTGTTCCGCTGGAGGATCCCTACGCCAGGAGGGAATTTAGATTTGCTGTTGGAATGg ATAAGTCTCTGAAAGAGCTAGCCATCAAAGTGCTGGAACTTGCCAGCCTTTATTCAACAGTGGTGCGTTTCGTCGAGCAGAAAACTGAGTTTCACTTTGGAAGAGTTAATAATTCTTTGGCGGCGGCAATGGATGAATACATCATTGATTATCTG gCTTTCGTCGCTCAGAACGAATCTCAGCTCCACTCTGGCAATTTTGGGATACAAAAGTTAGTCTTCAACTGCGAGTCGATGACTCAACTCTTCAGAATACTGGCCCACACGTCCCAAACTGTGAATAAT AACGATGCCAGGGGAGGGAGGGTCTTGACGCTACTCCACCAAATTACCCTGAGCATGGCTGGCGACAAAAGCGCTCGTGACATCTGCTTCAACCTCACTCAAAAGGCCAGCAAGCGATATTTGGAAAGTCTGGACGAATGGTTGCTCAAGGGGGTGATCAACGACCCTTTCGATGAG TTTATGGTCGAAGACAACCAGGTTGAAACTGAAGGTGAATTGAGCACTGAAAATTGCGACGGCTACTGGGAAAAGCGGTACACCATCCGCAAAGACAGGGTTCCGTTGTTCATAGCAGATTTCGCCGAGAAAATATTGAGGACAGGAAAATACCTCAACGTCATGCAGCAGTGTG GTAAAAGAATTTACTCGCCACAAAAGTCGCGAACGGAATACACACTGCATGGCGGCAAATGTGAAGAGGTGATTGAAGAGGCGTACCAGTTCTCCAGCAAGATGCTATTAGAACTTTTGTTGCATGACTATGATCTCATTGGAAGGCTCAA GTGGATGAAAAAGTTCTTCCTGTTGGAGCAAGGCGATTTCGTGTCGCGCTGTATGGACTTGTGCGACGAGACGCTGAGGAAGCCTGTCATGGATCTGGAGCCGACGAGGCTCGACTTTTTGTTCGGCTTGGTCCTTCGCACCTCCAACGTGGATACCTTGTACCTGGAAGATTTGCACACGACGCTGATCACTTGCTCCCTACCCGACCAAATCCGCAAAATTGTTTACGTCTCAAACACTGaca ACTCATTCCAATCTGATGAACTGGAGGACAAGGAACTCACCGGCTACGAAAGCTTCGCATTTTCCGCTGATGTCAAGTGGCCTCTCTCTCTAGTGATCAACAGTCACGACCATTCCAGATACCAAATGATTTTCCGACACCTGTTTTTCATCAAATACGTTGAACGGTCCCTCTGCCA ggTTTGGAACTCAAACAAAGTCGCTCGACGGTTCTCGCCAAGGGAATCGCCGCTGTACCGGCCTGCCTTTTCACTGCGTCAGAGGATGTTGAATTTCGTGCGGGACCTGGAGTACTACATGACCAGCGAGGTCATCGAGCCAAACTGGCACATTTTCATGGAGAAGATGAAGAAAGTGAGCAGCGTCGATGATGTCCTCACTTACCACACGGACTTCATCGACCAGTGCCAGCGCGAGTGCATGCTGATGGTGCTGGAACTGCTGCAGCCGCTCAGAGAGCTTCTCGACTGCATCATGGACTTCTGCAAGTTCATCCTG CACGTTCGGAATTACTTTGTGGAGGCAGAGTTAGAACTCACTGAATCTTTTGATGCAAGCGAG tgTACTGAACTGCGAGGTGAAGAGTCCGAGGAAAGCTGGACCAGTTTCTCCGGAGAGGTCGAAAAGCACAGCAAAAAGTTTCACTCGCTCTTATTCCAATTCCTTGATCTTGTTGGATCACTGGAAAGAGACACAGCTCACGCTAGACTGTTGCTtcg GATGGATTTCAACTCTTTCTACAGTACTCAGAGAAAGGGCTTGCGGAATGTCTCAGAATTGTCCACTACTGGATGA
- the LOC135944199 gene encoding gamma-tubulin complex component 2-like isoform X2, giving the protein MAEFRNLQLTSELAQSLGISDQICEDALNKSYVLGKKILSTSSAKQDHLNKLKEQSADPKAFSQKYLEVKSKSSDILGSYVELLSCISDDKRVKKMLKLCQQEEVVANGNGQQVISVSTEGLSQVKNKLKAITKEFERPSHENQFSNESHGVLKRTNGTIVELPSFPEWFQTHPYMTNDFSCDSDKGGSPLTLVKVPVPSQEQAIVADLINCLSGVDGQHIVAVPLEDPYARREFRFAVGMDKSLKELAIKVLELASLYSTVVRFVEQKTEFHFGRVNNSLAAAMDEYIIDYLAFVAQNESQLHSGNFGIQKLVFNCESMTQLFRILAHTSQTVNNNDARGGRVLTLLHQITLSMAGDKSARDICFNLTQKASKRYLESLDEWLLKGVINDPFDEFMVEDNQVETEGELSTENCDGYWEKRYTIRKDRVPLFIADFAEKILRTGKYLNVMQQCGKRIYSPQKSRTEYTLHGGKCEEVIEEAYQFSSKMLLELLLHDYDLIGRLKWMKKFFLLEQGDFVSRCMDLCDETLRKPVMDLEPTRLDFLFGLVLRTSNVDTLYLEDLHTTLITCSLPDQIRKIVYVSNTDNSFQSDELEDKELTGYESFAFSADVKWPLSLVINSHDHSRYQMIFRHLFFIKYVERSLCQVWNSNKVARRFSPRESPLYRPAFSLRQRMLNFVRDLEYYMTSEVIEPNWHIFMEKMKKVSSVDDVLTYHTDFIDQCQRECMLMVLELLQPLRELLDCIMDFCKFILCTELRGEESEESWTSFSGEVEKHSKKFHSLLFQFLDLVGSLERDTAHARLLLRMDFNSFYSTQRKGLRNVSELSTTG; this is encoded by the exons ATGGCAGAATTTAGAAATCTTCAACTCACCTCTGAACTAGCACAGTCTTTAgg GATATCAGATCAAATATGTGAGGACGCATTAAACAAATCCTATGTGCTCGGTAAGAAGATACTTTCGACAAGCTCGGCGAAGCAAGACCACTTGAATAAACTGAAAGAGCAGAGCGCAGACCCCAAAGCATTCTCTCAAAAGTATCTTGAGGTCAAATCCAAAAG TTCTGACATACTGGGTTCATACGTCGAATTGCTGTCCTGTATTTCGGATGACAAGAGAGTTAAGAAAATGCTGAAATTGTGCCAACAAGAGGAGGTAGTTGCCAATGGCAATGGGCAGCAAGTTATAAGTGTTTCTACAGAAGGGCTTTCCCAG GTGAAAAATAAGCTGAAAGCTATCACCAAGGAGTTTGAGCGCCCCTCGCACGAAAACCAATTCTCAAATGAAAGCCATGGCGTGCTTAAAAGGACAAATGGAACCATCGTGGAGCTGCCTTCGTTTCCAGAGTGGTTTCAGACACATCCTTACATGACCAATGACTTTTCCTGCGACTCCGACAAAGGTGGATCGCCGCTAACTCTAG TCAAGGTGCCAGTGCCATCACAGGAGCAAGCCATCGTGGCTGACTTGATCAACTGTCTCTCTGGTGTTGATGGTCAGCACATCGTCGCTGTTCCGCTGGAGGATCCCTACGCCAGGAGGGAATTTAGATTTGCTGTTGGAATGg ATAAGTCTCTGAAAGAGCTAGCCATCAAAGTGCTGGAACTTGCCAGCCTTTATTCAACAGTGGTGCGTTTCGTCGAGCAGAAAACTGAGTTTCACTTTGGAAGAGTTAATAATTCTTTGGCGGCGGCAATGGATGAATACATCATTGATTATCTG gCTTTCGTCGCTCAGAACGAATCTCAGCTCCACTCTGGCAATTTTGGGATACAAAAGTTAGTCTTCAACTGCGAGTCGATGACTCAACTCTTCAGAATACTGGCCCACACGTCCCAAACTGTGAATAAT AACGATGCCAGGGGAGGGAGGGTCTTGACGCTACTCCACCAAATTACCCTGAGCATGGCTGGCGACAAAAGCGCTCGTGACATCTGCTTCAACCTCACTCAAAAGGCCAGCAAGCGATATTTGGAAAGTCTGGACGAATGGTTGCTCAAGGGGGTGATCAACGACCCTTTCGATGAG TTTATGGTCGAAGACAACCAGGTTGAAACTGAAGGTGAATTGAGCACTGAAAATTGCGACGGCTACTGGGAAAAGCGGTACACCATCCGCAAAGACAGGGTTCCGTTGTTCATAGCAGATTTCGCCGAGAAAATATTGAGGACAGGAAAATACCTCAACGTCATGCAGCAGTGTG GTAAAAGAATTTACTCGCCACAAAAGTCGCGAACGGAATACACACTGCATGGCGGCAAATGTGAAGAGGTGATTGAAGAGGCGTACCAGTTCTCCAGCAAGATGCTATTAGAACTTTTGTTGCATGACTATGATCTCATTGGAAGGCTCAA GTGGATGAAAAAGTTCTTCCTGTTGGAGCAAGGCGATTTCGTGTCGCGCTGTATGGACTTGTGCGACGAGACGCTGAGGAAGCCTGTCATGGATCTGGAGCCGACGAGGCTCGACTTTTTGTTCGGCTTGGTCCTTCGCACCTCCAACGTGGATACCTTGTACCTGGAAGATTTGCACACGACGCTGATCACTTGCTCCCTACCCGACCAAATCCGCAAAATTGTTTACGTCTCAAACACTGaca ACTCATTCCAATCTGATGAACTGGAGGACAAGGAACTCACCGGCTACGAAAGCTTCGCATTTTCCGCTGATGTCAAGTGGCCTCTCTCTCTAGTGATCAACAGTCACGACCATTCCAGATACCAAATGATTTTCCGACACCTGTTTTTCATCAAATACGTTGAACGGTCCCTCTGCCA ggTTTGGAACTCAAACAAAGTCGCTCGACGGTTCTCGCCAAGGGAATCGCCGCTGTACCGGCCTGCCTTTTCACTGCGTCAGAGGATGTTGAATTTCGTGCGGGACCTGGAGTACTACATGACCAGCGAGGTCATCGAGCCAAACTGGCACATTTTCATGGAGAAGATGAAGAAAGTGAGCAGCGTCGATGATGTCCTCACTTACCACACGGACTTCATCGACCAGTGCCAGCGCGAGTGCATGCTGATGGTGCTGGAACTGCTGCAGCCGCTCAGAGAGCTTCTCGACTGCATCATGGACTTCTGCAAGTTCATCCTG tgTACTGAACTGCGAGGTGAAGAGTCCGAGGAAAGCTGGACCAGTTTCTCCGGAGAGGTCGAAAAGCACAGCAAAAAGTTTCACTCGCTCTTATTCCAATTCCTTGATCTTGTTGGATCACTGGAAAGAGACACAGCTCACGCTAGACTGTTGCTtcg GATGGATTTCAACTCTTTCTACAGTACTCAGAGAAAGGGCTTGCGGAATGTCTCAGAATTGTCCACTACTGGATGA